A section of the Paenibacillus aurantius genome encodes:
- a CDS encoding ATP-dependent DNA ligase — protein MDKWINPMQCAAEDVPFADEHYLFEPKIDGHRLLLYSGRDGTRLYDGSGQPLNALYPEWTMGMEEGMILDGEAAAVGEDGRSICFETVMKRRRAAPAEAAGLAVRYPAQYIVFDILQYRGRDLRGLPLAKRKEILASIDFSGSPAIGVIPFMEEHGDLLYEEIRRRCWEGMVAKKLSSMYISGRSEAWRKVIFWQETEVAITGIRKRDRGWLASVPSPAGAVRPVGVIGDGARAADKMAFYRRSRSLAVGEDEHYVYLAPEIRATVKARGWTGSGQLRSPFFVRFVS, from the coding sequence ATGGACAAATGGATTAATCCCATGCAATGCGCCGCCGAGGACGTTCCTTTTGCGGACGAGCATTATCTTTTCGAGCCCAAAATCGACGGGCACCGTCTTCTTCTCTATTCCGGAAGGGACGGAACGCGGCTCTATGACGGAAGCGGCCAACCTCTTAATGCCTTATACCCGGAGTGGACGATGGGGATGGAAGAAGGCATGATCCTTGACGGGGAAGCGGCGGCTGTAGGCGAGGACGGAAGGTCGATCTGCTTTGAAACGGTCATGAAGCGAAGGCGGGCGGCTCCGGCTGAAGCGGCCGGCCTGGCGGTCCGGTACCCGGCCCAATACATAGTCTTTGATATCCTGCAATACCGGGGCAGGGATTTGCGGGGACTGCCTCTGGCGAAGCGTAAGGAGATATTGGCCTCCATTGATTTCAGCGGCTCGCCCGCCATCGGCGTTATTCCGTTTATGGAGGAGCACGGGGATCTTCTGTATGAGGAGATCCGCCGGAGATGCTGGGAAGGCATGGTGGCGAAGAAGCTTTCGAGCATGTATATCAGCGGGCGGAGCGAGGCGTGGCGGAAGGTCATCTTCTGGCAGGAGACGGAAGTCGCCATTACCGGCATACGCAAGCGGGACCGGGGCTGGCTGGCTTCCGTTCCTTCCCCCGCCGGAGCGGTCCGCCCGGTAGGTGTGATCGGCGACGGGGCGAGGGCGGCGGATAAAATGGCCTTTTACCGCAGGTCCCGCTCTCTTGCGGTCGGGGAGGACGAGCATTATGTCTACCTGGCTCCGGAAATCCGCGCCACCGTCAAAGCCCGGGGCTGGACCGGAAGCGGACAGCTTCGCTCTCCTTTCTTTGTGCGCTTTGTTTCCTAA
- a CDS encoding glycerophosphodiester phosphodiesterase family protein yields MGRARKLLRSKALRLLAVLVVIVYLMNTSLLAPKPDGPPQLLAHRGLAQTFPMEGIGNDTCTAERIYPPEHPYLENTLASMEAAFEAGAGMVEFDVHWTKDDQFAVFHDWTLDCRTDLKGVTRDYTMAELKKADIGYGYTADEGRTYPFRGKGIGLMPTLTEVLDRFPDRYLLLHIKSNDPREGERLASILAELPAGRREKLTVYGGDQPVAELKKKLPSLRVMSKETLKGCLLSYLAVGWTGYMPEACRHTQLQLPEKLAPLLWGWPYQFLNRMERADTRVIVVGGDGSEFSSGFDTPEDLKRLPDGFTGWIWTNRIDRVAKAVLPDTP; encoded by the coding sequence GTGGGAAGAGCTCGTAAGCTGCTTCGGAGCAAGGCGCTCCGGTTATTGGCCGTACTGGTCGTTATCGTTTACTTGATGAATACCAGCCTGCTGGCGCCCAAGCCGGACGGCCCCCCTCAGCTTCTCGCCCACCGGGGCCTGGCCCAAACCTTCCCCATGGAGGGTATCGGGAACGACACGTGCACGGCGGAGCGGATCTATCCGCCGGAGCACCCTTATCTCGAGAATACCCTCGCTTCGATGGAGGCGGCCTTCGAGGCCGGAGCGGGCATGGTGGAATTCGACGTCCACTGGACGAAGGACGACCAGTTTGCGGTCTTTCACGATTGGACGCTGGATTGCCGTACCGATCTCAAGGGCGTTACCCGCGACTATACGATGGCCGAGCTGAAGAAGGCCGATATCGGGTACGGATACACGGCGGACGAGGGCCGGACCTATCCTTTCCGCGGAAAAGGGATCGGGTTAATGCCAACGCTTACGGAGGTGCTGGACCGGTTCCCGGACCGCTACCTTCTGCTTCACATCAAGAGCAACGATCCCCGGGAAGGAGAACGGCTTGCTTCTATCCTGGCGGAGCTGCCGGCCGGGCGCCGGGAGAAGCTGACGGTGTATGGCGGAGATCAGCCGGTAGCCGAGCTCAAGAAGAAGCTTCCTTCCCTAAGGGTAATGTCTAAGGAAACCTTAAAGGGCTGCCTTCTTTCCTACCTGGCGGTCGGCTGGACGGGCTATATGCCCGAAGCGTGCCGCCACACCCAGCTCCAGCTTCCCGAGAAGCTCGCTCCCCTGCTGTGGGGATGGCCGTACCAATTCCTGAACCGCATGGAGCGCGCCGATACGAGGGTAATCGTCGTGGGCGGCGACGGCAGCGAATTTTCCAGCGGGTTTGACACCCCGGAAGACCTAAAGCGGCTGCCGGACGGCTTCACGGGGTGGATCTGGACGAACCGGATCGACCGGGTGGCCAAGGCCGTTCTCCCCGATACTCCCTGA
- a CDS encoding MFS transporter has translation MTFSWKRNLAVLWIGVFFCSTAYSVSIPFLPIFLHTELGVGESELGAWSGAAFGITFLASALISPYWGSLADKYGRKPMLIRSGYSLAALYFINFWVHNPYELLVLRILQGLLAGFVPASIALVATNTPEKHVGYALGIMATAGATGGIVGPLVGGFVSHWFGNREAFLFSGFIVLIAALIATFFAKEEKINRTGVRSNIREDLRTAASNRTFMTLLGLVMMGTFSIMILEPLITVYVLELGASKQDASLSSGIIFSAVGIATVLAAPRWGKLGAKTGFSRILFIGLIGGGIGNLLQVFVHHLFGFGALRFMYGLFWAGVYPSVNAMIVKVTPSEFRGRAFSLNQSANQLAMMLGPVVGGFLGGLVSIRTIFVINGVALLLTAALIKLNRLDKRVAEASGEPMPSAAGASPRTG, from the coding sequence ATGACCTTTTCTTGGAAACGCAATCTCGCCGTCCTGTGGATCGGCGTTTTTTTCTGCAGTACGGCTTACTCGGTATCTATCCCGTTCCTGCCCATCTTCCTTCACACGGAGCTTGGCGTAGGAGAAAGCGAGCTGGGTGCCTGGTCGGGAGCCGCTTTCGGCATAACCTTTCTGGCGAGCGCCTTGATATCGCCGTATTGGGGTTCGCTTGCGGACAAGTACGGGAGAAAGCCGATGCTGATCCGCTCGGGCTACAGCCTGGCGGCGCTTTATTTTATTAATTTCTGGGTGCATAATCCCTACGAGCTACTCGTTCTGCGCATTCTGCAGGGACTCCTCGCCGGATTTGTCCCCGCTTCCATCGCGCTGGTCGCCACCAATACCCCGGAGAAGCATGTAGGGTATGCCCTGGGAATAATGGCCACGGCCGGAGCGACGGGAGGCATCGTCGGCCCGCTGGTCGGCGGTTTTGTCAGCCACTGGTTCGGCAACCGCGAGGCTTTCTTGTTCTCGGGCTTCATCGTTCTAATTGCCGCCCTGATTGCCACTTTCTTCGCGAAGGAAGAGAAGATCAACCGCACGGGGGTCCGCTCCAACATCCGGGAGGACCTGAGAACGGCCGCTTCCAACCGGACCTTCATGACTTTGCTCGGCCTCGTGATGATGGGGACGTTCTCGATCATGATTCTCGAGCCGCTCATCACCGTCTATGTGCTGGAGCTGGGCGCTTCCAAGCAGGATGCCTCCCTCAGCTCGGGCATTATCTTCTCCGCGGTCGGCATCGCTACGGTACTGGCGGCCCCCCGCTGGGGCAAGCTGGGGGCGAAGACGGGCTTCTCACGAATCCTGTTTATCGGGCTGATCGGCGGGGGAATCGGGAACCTGCTGCAGGTGTTCGTTCATCACCTCTTCGGCTTTGGAGCGCTGCGTTTTATGTACGGGTTGTTCTGGGCGGGGGTCTATCCTTCGGTCAACGCCATGATCGTTAAGGTGACCCCAAGTGAATTCCGGGGGAGGGCATTCAGCTTGAACCAGTCGGCGAATCAGCTCGCCATGATGCTTGGGCCTGTCGTCGGAGGCTTTCTTGGGGGCTTGGTCTCGATTCGAACGATTTTCGTCATCAATGGAGTAGCGCTTCTGCTTACCGCCGCCCTCATCAAGCTGAACCGCCTGGACAAGCGGGTGGCCGAAGCGTCCGGCGAGCCCATGCCCTCTGCAGCGGGAGCTTCCCCGCGAACGGGGTAG
- a CDS encoding TetR/AcrR family transcriptional regulator, with protein MSRETRKARTREDIVRRAVELFKRKGYDQVTVEEITTACGIAKGTFFNYFPRKEHLLLHLSETYLPLMTAIIERHAEGDWKDRLQRIFSDLTELYFRHYDLLRRVLAETVRSALEAGEESANLAVFRNKLASLLEEGKKTGQVRSEGDAGSAASVLLALYMSSLLQGKDRDSVMASMRAQLNTVWEGIGGGKSS; from the coding sequence GTGTCTAGAGAAACCCGAAAAGCCCGGACCCGGGAAGACATTGTCCGCCGCGCGGTCGAGCTGTTCAAGCGGAAAGGCTATGATCAGGTAACCGTAGAGGAGATCACAACGGCCTGCGGAATTGCCAAAGGAACCTTTTTCAATTATTTTCCGAGAAAAGAGCACCTTCTTCTGCACCTCTCCGAAACCTACCTGCCTCTTATGACCGCCATCATCGAGCGGCATGCGGAGGGCGATTGGAAGGACCGCCTTCAGAGAATCTTTAGCGATCTGACGGAGCTGTACTTCCGGCATTACGATCTGCTTCGCCGGGTGCTGGCCGAAACGGTGCGCTCGGCCCTTGAAGCCGGGGAGGAATCGGCGAATCTGGCCGTCTTTCGGAACAAGCTCGCTTCCCTTCTCGAAGAGGGCAAGAAGACCGGGCAGGTGCGTTCCGAAGGAGATGCCGGTAGTGCCGCATCCGTTCTTCTCGCCCTTTACATGAGCTCTCTTCTGCAGGGTAAAGATCGGGATAGCGTGATGGCAAGCATGAGGGCCCAGCTGAATACCGTATGGGAGGGAATCGGCGGTGGGAAGAGCTCGTAA
- a CDS encoding amino acid permease, which yields MSNSSASKLRRGLKARHLTMISLGGSIGTGLFLASGTAISGAGPGGAIAAYAAIGLMVYFLMTSLGELAAFLPVSGSFSTYASRFVDPSLGFALGWNYWYNWAITIAAELSAGIVIMKFWFPDSPALLWSSLFLALMLLINFVSVRSFGESEYWFSFIKVATVILFIGAGLLMIFGILGGEAVGFRNFTAGDAPFNGGFMAALGVFLVAGFSFQGTELIGVAAGESEDPARNIPKAIRQIFWRVLLFYILAILVIGLLIPYSSPELSVGTVEVSPFTLVFQKAGLAVAASVMNAVILTAVLSAGNSGMYASTRILWALAKDGKAPRVFGRLNKRGVPVAALVLTALTGALAFLSSIFGEGVVYIWLLNASGLSGFIAWLGISVSHYRFRKAYVAQGRSLGELPYRAKWFPFGPLFAFVLCLIVILGQNYGAFTGGHPDWHGILVSYVGLPLFLLLWFGYKGIKRTKVIPLMECRFDPEDRG from the coding sequence ATGTCCAACTCTTCTGCTTCGAAGCTCAGGCGCGGGCTGAAAGCCCGGCACCTGACCATGATCTCCCTGGGCGGCTCCATTGGAACCGGCTTGTTTCTGGCGAGCGGCACCGCCATAAGCGGCGCGGGCCCCGGAGGAGCCATCGCCGCTTATGCCGCCATCGGCCTCATGGTCTATTTTCTTATGACCAGTCTGGGGGAACTCGCGGCGTTCCTTCCGGTTTCGGGCTCGTTCAGCACCTACGCTTCCCGGTTCGTCGATCCCTCCCTCGGTTTTGCTCTCGGCTGGAACTACTGGTATAACTGGGCCATTACGATAGCAGCCGAGCTTTCGGCGGGCATTGTCATTATGAAATTCTGGTTTCCGGATAGCCCCGCTCTGCTGTGGAGTTCCTTGTTCCTTGCCTTGATGCTGCTCATCAACTTTGTCTCGGTCCGCAGCTTTGGGGAAAGCGAATACTGGTTTTCTTTCATTAAGGTAGCTACGGTCATTTTGTTCATTGGAGCCGGCCTTCTGATGATCTTCGGCATTCTGGGAGGAGAAGCGGTCGGATTCCGCAACTTTACGGCGGGGGACGCCCCCTTCAACGGCGGATTCATGGCGGCCCTCGGCGTCTTCCTGGTCGCCGGGTTTTCCTTTCAAGGAACCGAGCTGATCGGCGTGGCGGCGGGCGAAAGCGAGGACCCGGCGCGGAACATCCCGAAAGCCATCCGGCAGATCTTCTGGCGTGTTCTGCTCTTCTACATTCTCGCCATCCTCGTGATCGGCCTCCTCATCCCTTATTCCAGCCCGGAGCTATCGGTGGGGACGGTGGAGGTCAGCCCCTTCACCCTGGTCTTTCAGAAAGCGGGGCTCGCGGTGGCGGCTTCCGTCATGAACGCCGTTATTTTGACAGCTGTTCTATCCGCAGGCAACTCGGGCATGTACGCCTCTACGCGCATCTTGTGGGCGCTGGCCAAGGACGGCAAAGCCCCCCGGGTATTCGGCAGGCTGAACAAGAGGGGAGTCCCGGTGGCGGCCCTCGTTCTCACTGCCCTGACAGGGGCGCTTGCCTTTCTTTCCTCTATCTTCGGGGAAGGCGTCGTCTACATTTGGCTGTTGAATGCCTCCGGGCTGTCGGGGTTCATCGCCTGGCTCGGAATATCGGTTTCCCATTACCGGTTCCGCAAGGCCTATGTGGCCCAAGGACGGAGCCTGGGCGAGCTGCCTTACCGGGCCAAATGGTTCCCTTTCGGCCCTCTCTTCGCCTTCGTGCTGTGCCTAATCGTGATCCTCGGGCAAAATTACGGGGCCTTCACCGGAGGGCATCCGGATTGGCACGGCATCCTCGTTTCCTACGTCGGGCTTCCTCTTTTTCTGCTTCTGTGGTTCGGGTACAAAGGCATCAAGAGGACGAAGGTCATTCCCTTGATGGAGTGCCGGTTCGACCCGGAGGATAGAGGATAA
- a CDS encoding transglycosylase SLT domain-containing protein, translating to MGKFPFLSLALVIIMGLLSVGRLFVQENVSAREQEQQSQTEEHRLLKPMVFKAPIDRKPVNEVHIMSAVHTDSVPDAGGKQAEAQKEAPKEAQGPKEPKRPPLPNLPLPDQLLDYLWDRSRESGLSFSLLLAMAKQESNLGQDKINVNTNGTVDKGIMQVNSSSLDWLAGLARIQEVDPMNDYHSIDLAIAFLKFARNYWEKQGLTGERLENYMIVSYNRGIGGCRYYDQTYGINNNAYLIKVRQNQERFDLQL from the coding sequence ATGGGGAAATTTCCTTTCCTTTCTCTGGCGCTGGTCATTATTATGGGACTGTTGTCGGTCGGCAGGTTATTCGTCCAAGAGAACGTTAGCGCCAGAGAGCAAGAGCAGCAAAGTCAGACAGAAGAACACAGGCTCCTGAAACCGATGGTCTTCAAGGCTCCGATAGACCGGAAGCCGGTAAATGAAGTACATATCATGTCAGCGGTACATACGGATTCGGTCCCCGATGCGGGGGGAAAGCAGGCAGAAGCCCAGAAAGAAGCGCCGAAAGAAGCGCAGGGGCCGAAGGAGCCGAAGCGTCCACCGCTGCCGAACCTGCCCCTTCCAGACCAGCTGCTGGATTATCTGTGGGACCGCTCCCGCGAGAGTGGACTGTCCTTCAGCCTACTGCTGGCTATGGCCAAGCAGGAAAGCAATCTGGGGCAGGACAAGATCAATGTCAACACCAACGGCACCGTAGACAAGGGGATCATGCAGGTGAATTCCAGCAGCCTGGATTGGCTTGCGGGGCTGGCCCGGATCCAGGAAGTGGATCCGATGAACGATTATCACAGTATCGACTTGGCCATCGCCTTTCTGAAGTTCGCCCGGAATTATTGGGAGAAGCAGGGGTTGACCGGGGAAAGACTGGAGAATTATATGATCGTTTCGTACAACCGCGGAATCGGCGGATGCCGCTATTATGATCAAACCTATGGGATCAACAACAATGCTTACCTGATCAAGGTGCGCCAGAATCAGGAGCGCTTTGATCTCCAGCTGTGA
- a CDS encoding LacI family DNA-binding transcriptional regulator, which yields MITIYDIAKKANVSAMTVSRVINNTGRISEKTRVRVRQVMEELHYVPNSAARSLVLQETRILSLLITDITNPFYTTLARGAEDAAMKRGYRLLFSNSDEDVGKEKEYLEMVLSTRVDGVLFSPAGDNSLPQLEKLHKHGIPFVLIDREVPGVECDTVLGDSRLGARLLVEHLFQLGHRRVALLNGSMKVSTARERFTGYAEALKLHDLPWDDRLVFEAGYGRASLGTIEEAVERMLALPERPTAVFAANNFLALDAVKAFRRRGLDVPHDLSVVCFDDLDPNSVLDPFLTVAAQPAYEFGSMGIRLLIDRIHGVEAGSPRKKIVLPPKLTVRQSSAPPRS from the coding sequence ATGATTACCATTTACGATATAGCGAAGAAAGCCAATGTCTCGGCCATGACCGTATCCAGGGTTATCAATAACACGGGAAGGATCAGCGAGAAAACGAGGGTAAGGGTCAGGCAGGTGATGGAGGAGCTTCACTATGTGCCGAACTCGGCCGCAAGGAGCCTTGTCCTTCAGGAGACCCGCATTCTTTCCCTCCTCATTACGGACATTACCAATCCATTCTATACGACCTTGGCCCGGGGAGCGGAGGACGCCGCGATGAAACGGGGCTATCGCCTGCTGTTCAGCAACAGCGATGAGGATGTGGGGAAGGAGAAGGAGTACCTGGAGATGGTGCTTTCCACCCGCGTGGACGGCGTGCTCTTCTCCCCCGCGGGAGACAACTCCCTCCCCCAGCTGGAGAAGCTGCACAAGCATGGCATCCCCTTCGTCCTGATCGACCGGGAGGTTCCCGGGGTCGAGTGCGACACGGTGCTCGGCGACAGCCGCCTCGGTGCCCGCCTGCTGGTGGAGCATCTGTTTCAGCTGGGTCATAGGCGGGTAGCCCTTCTGAACGGCTCCATGAAGGTTTCGACGGCCCGCGAACGCTTCACGGGATATGCCGAAGCCCTGAAGCTGCATGATCTTCCCTGGGACGACCGCCTGGTGTTTGAAGCAGGATACGGGAGGGCCTCGCTCGGAACGATCGAGGAGGCCGTAGAGAGGATGCTGGCGCTTCCCGAACGGCCTACGGCTGTTTTTGCGGCGAACAATTTCCTCGCTCTGGATGCCGTTAAAGCCTTCCGCCGCCGGGGGCTGGATGTGCCGCATGACCTGTCCGTCGTTTGCTTTGACGATCTGGATCCCAACTCCGTTCTGGATCCGTTCCTAACCGTAGCGGCCCAGCCGGCTTACGAATTCGGGAGCATGGGGATCCGCCTTCTGATCGACCGCATTCATGGGGTGGAAGCAGGCTCCCCCCGCAAGAAGATCGTGCTTCCTCCTAAGCTGACCGTGCGGCAATCTTCCGCGCCGCCCCGTTCTTAG
- a CDS encoding PAS domain S-box protein has translation MNGAETDAGGSHTNPALYRFAFEHAVSGMALFSSRGLLLDVNRRFAELIGLSAEALFRSSLSSFLVREDLPPFYRALRRLKRLGGMEEGEFRLRHTGGSFLWLQWRVTSTGLKDEGDPVLLLDVQDITSYKKMERTNFESEQRYSSLIEYNPAVILSLDLQGEVVGANPAAEKAIGYSEQELLGRSFKTLIKQEEGELRLSHYRNGFVNETFNNLISVCHKEGHILEWGAKDVPIYVNDKIVGFYIIAKDITDQRKDQQSLRKAEQELKDAVRQQQGLTYKFKAAGGRLVLTLCDGELLYRMGLTPEAVVGRPLQEVLDWQGEEREEAFRRALAGEENVQFEGRYAEIDYLASLRPLKEGDAVKEVIVSCVDITERKWIARKLSESEQRYRSLFHYNPDAVVFTDRSGHFISLNPVNELITGYKPEELVHQTLLTQMEEEDQQAGIEFFTRTLGGEPQNGELRIRHKNGHPIHAHVTYIPTIVNQEVVGVYSIIKDISAQKKMQEELRSTKELLESFVENIDEAICLLDLDRTIIQINRAFERIYGWAKEEAEGMRLPVIPPGQDDEFRETLTRVISGEPVVGRETVRTHRSGHLLTVSETVSPIHDAQGKIVAFASLSRDITEHKRTDELLRKSDKLSVVGQLAAGVAHEIRNPLTSLKGFLQLLRGSAKENQNYYDIMLSELERINVIVNEFLFLAKPQISGSGKNDVCHLLKDVITLLDTQAILSNIEIRFQPEGAAWVQCEENKLKQVFINILKNSMEAMPAGGVIRVEVTRPDSRQIRIRVEDEGEGIPGERLPKLGEPFYTTKEKGTGLGLMMCFKIIEAHKGRITISSSLGAGTIVDVYLPA, from the coding sequence TTGAACGGAGCGGAAACGGATGCCGGCGGCTCACACACGAACCCTGCCTTGTACCGGTTTGCTTTTGAGCACGCTGTTTCGGGCATGGCCTTATTTAGCTCCAGGGGGCTGCTGCTTGACGTGAACCGCCGGTTTGCCGAGCTGATCGGCCTTTCCGCCGAGGCACTCTTTCGCTCGTCGCTCTCTTCTTTCTTGGTTCGGGAGGATCTTCCCCCGTTCTACCGGGCGCTGCGCAGGCTTAAGCGTTTGGGCGGGATGGAGGAAGGAGAATTCAGGCTTCGCCATACCGGCGGGAGCTTCCTGTGGCTCCAATGGAGGGTAACGTCTACCGGCCTGAAGGACGAGGGAGACCCTGTCCTGCTGTTGGACGTTCAGGATATCACCTCCTACAAGAAAATGGAGCGCACTAACTTTGAAAGCGAACAGCGTTACTCCTCTCTCATCGAATATAACCCTGCGGTTATTCTGAGCTTGGATTTGCAGGGTGAGGTTGTCGGGGCCAACCCGGCCGCCGAGAAGGCCATCGGCTACTCCGAGCAGGAGCTTCTCGGGCGTTCCTTCAAGACGCTCATCAAACAGGAAGAAGGGGAGCTCCGGCTGAGCCATTACCGCAACGGTTTCGTTAACGAGACGTTTAACAACCTCATTTCGGTGTGCCACAAGGAGGGACACATCTTGGAATGGGGAGCCAAGGATGTGCCCATCTACGTTAACGACAAGATTGTCGGCTTCTACATCATCGCCAAAGACATCACCGATCAAAGAAAGGACCAGCAATCCCTCCGTAAAGCCGAACAGGAGCTGAAGGACGCTGTCCGCCAGCAGCAGGGACTGACCTACAAATTCAAGGCGGCCGGCGGCCGGCTTGTTCTTACCCTCTGCGACGGTGAGCTGCTTTACCGGATGGGCCTGACGCCGGAAGCCGTTGTCGGACGTCCGCTTCAAGAGGTTCTGGATTGGCAGGGAGAGGAGCGCGAAGAGGCTTTTCGCCGGGCTTTGGCGGGAGAAGAGAACGTGCAGTTTGAAGGCCGGTATGCCGAAATCGATTACCTGGCCTCGCTTCGCCCGCTTAAAGAGGGCGATGCGGTTAAGGAGGTCATCGTCTCGTGTGTGGATATTACCGAGCGCAAATGGATCGCACGCAAGCTGTCGGAAAGCGAACAGCGGTACCGTTCGCTGTTTCATTACAATCCGGACGCCGTCGTGTTCACCGACCGGTCGGGTCATTTCATAAGCTTGAACCCGGTCAATGAACTGATCACCGGGTATAAGCCGGAAGAGTTGGTTCATCAAACCCTTCTGACCCAGATGGAAGAGGAGGATCAACAGGCGGGAATCGAATTCTTCACGCGTACCCTTGGCGGCGAGCCGCAGAACGGGGAGCTGCGCATCCGGCATAAGAATGGACACCCTATTCACGCCCACGTGACCTATATCCCCACCATCGTGAACCAGGAGGTCGTCGGCGTCTACTCCATCATCAAGGATATTTCCGCGCAGAAAAAGATGCAGGAGGAACTCCGTTCCACGAAGGAGTTGCTGGAATCGTTCGTGGAGAACATCGATGAAGCCATCTGTCTGCTTGACCTCGACCGGACGATCATCCAGATCAACCGGGCCTTCGAGCGCATCTACGGCTGGGCGAAGGAGGAAGCGGAAGGGATGCGGCTTCCGGTCATTCCGCCCGGTCAGGATGACGAGTTTCGGGAGACGCTCACCCGCGTGATAAGCGGAGAACCCGTAGTCGGCCGGGAAACGGTCCGGACGCACCGCAGCGGCCATCTGCTTACCGTGAGCGAAACCGTTTCGCCCATCCATGATGCCCAAGGAAAAATCGTGGCGTTCGCCTCCTTGTCGAGGGATATCACGGAGCATAAAAGGACGGATGAGCTGCTCCGCAAATCCGACAAGCTCTCGGTGGTGGGCCAGCTGGCGGCCGGAGTCGCCCATGAAATCCGCAACCCTCTCACCTCCCTGAAAGGCTTTCTCCAGCTGCTTCGCGGAAGCGCCAAAGAGAACCAAAACTACTACGATATCATGCTTTCCGAGCTGGAGCGGATCAATGTGATTGTCAATGAATTTCTCTTCCTTGCGAAGCCTCAAATTTCCGGAAGCGGGAAGAATGACGTCTGCCATCTGCTGAAGGATGTGATAACCCTTCTAGATACTCAGGCCATTCTTTCAAACATTGAAATTCGCTTTCAGCCGGAAGGGGCCGCTTGGGTCCAATGCGAGGAAAACAAGCTTAAGCAGGTGTTTATCAACATTCTAAAAAATTCCATGGAGGCTATGCCCGCCGGTGGGGTTATCCGGGTGGAAGTCACCCGTCCTGACTCCCGTCAAATCCGCATACGGGTGGAGGATGAGGGGGAAGGAATCCCCGGGGAAAGGCTCCCGAAGCTGGGAGAGCCGTTCTATACCACCAAAGAAAAAGGAACCGGGCTTGGCCTGATGATGTGCTTCAAAATTATCGAGGCCCACAAAGGCCGAATTACGATCTCGAGCTCCCTCGGAGCCGGCACGATCGTAGACGTCTACCTTCCCGCATAA